The proteins below come from a single Bacteroidota bacterium genomic window:
- a CDS encoding glycosyltransferase family 39 protein: MISTLRLFAQKGKWQNYIYKILSNDLFWLLLTCGIFRYIFYLFFSVTHDYPDSQTYLGYNANILLGQVEDYRTPVYPYFIRLIKLFGTTNLLQNVVLAQSIISFLTIIVFYKTLKNILKKRAVILIAALIYGILPSTLNFDKCILTESFSISALVVFLYFVVSYLKQPAIYKAVLFTFYIFFLIMLRPAFIFLLPVIILFWIIRMMIRKTEWKMSLSGLAASAVCILLIIGYSHLNYTCNEVNNISVVSTVNQLDILIDYNIYTDKSDTELSDYITTNIHKENREDLSDSIFTLFDPGRIAKYNKNCTLHHFPVYLQKSLEKILKTGTSSTSVIYAEFRKGVSGRWIEVISNILSLKFWFLYLLLVFDFIYIIYLWIKSKEIPWLKICIWTIITAQFMTALLGAPNESERLFVSALPYLIVLLSGYADKLVCHIKGRSLSR; this comes from the coding sequence ATGATTTCGACATTACGTTTATTTGCTCAAAAGGGTAAATGGCAAAATTACATTTATAAAATTCTTTCTAACGATCTATTTTGGCTTTTGCTTACCTGCGGTATTTTCAGATACATTTTTTATTTGTTTTTTTCTGTAACCCACGACTATCCTGATTCACAAACCTATCTAGGCTACAATGCAAATATATTGCTCGGGCAGGTGGAAGACTACAGGACTCCGGTATACCCCTATTTCATCAGGCTGATAAAATTATTTGGAACTACAAACCTGTTACAAAATGTAGTATTGGCCCAATCCATTATTTCTTTTCTGACCATTATCGTCTTTTACAAAACCCTGAAAAATATTTTAAAAAAGCGTGCAGTAATCTTAATAGCAGCCCTGATCTACGGCATTTTGCCATCTACCCTAAATTTTGACAAATGTATTTTAACAGAATCTTTTTCCATATCCGCCCTCGTTGTATTTCTCTATTTCGTTGTTTCCTATTTAAAGCAGCCGGCAATTTATAAAGCGGTACTTTTCACGTTTTATATCTTCTTTCTGATCATGCTGCGGCCGGCGTTTATATTTTTATTACCGGTGATCATATTATTCTGGATCATCAGGATGATGATCAGGAAAACGGAGTGGAAAATGAGCCTGTCAGGGCTGGCCGCATCGGCAGTTTGTATTTTGCTTATCATAGGATATTCCCACTTAAATTATACCTGCAATGAAGTCAACAATATATCCGTCGTTTCCACTGTAAACCAGTTGGATATTCTGATCGATTACAACATTTACACGGATAAAAGTGACACCGAACTGTCGGATTACATCACAACCAATATTCATAAAGAGAACAGGGAAGATTTGAGTGACAGCATATTTACTCTTTTTGATCCGGGAAGGATTGCAAAATATAATAAAAATTGTACCCTGCATCATTTCCCGGTTTATTTACAAAAAAGCCTGGAAAAGATACTCAAAACGGGTACTTCATCAACTTCGGTCATTTACGCTGAATTCAGGAAAGGAGTCTCAGGCAGGTGGATAGAGGTAATTTCCAATATCCTCAGCCTGAAGTTTTGGTTTTTGTACCTCTTGCTGGTTTTTGATTTTATCTATATCATTTACCTTTGGATTAAGTCAAAAGAGATACCCTGGCTGAAAATCTGTATATGGACCATTATCACGGCCCAATTTATGACGGCCCTGTTGGGCGCGCCAAATGAATCGGAAAGGTTGTTTGTTTCCGCTCTGCCTTACCTTATCGTATTATTGTCCGGTTATGCAGATAAACTTGTTTGCCATATAAAAGGCAGGAGTTTAAGCCGTTAG
- a CDS encoding glycoside hydrolase family 38 C-terminal domain-containing protein, with product MKKKYYLAILSLLISGLVFSQPYDRREKYNAAMDKVLYTIGYAHLDTQWNWDYPTTINEYIRNTMRDNFHLFEKYPDYVFNFTGSRRYHMMKEYYPEDYKKVVQYIKQGRWFVSGSSVDEGEANISSSESIIRQVLYGNDYFRKEFGTESCDYMLPDCFGFLANLPSIWHHCGLLGFSTQKLTWRSANGVPFNVGVWNGPDGKGIIAALNAMDYTGHVIPRLDLDQYWAERISQDISKYGISFDYRYYGVGDRGGSPRENDIKNAIGSLRNNDSKFKVILTSSDQMYKDITPEIRQKLPVYSGDLLLIEHSAGSMTSQSFMKRSNRKNELLAQSAEQLASFADLSGKAAYPFEKLNRAWELVLGSQFHDILPGTSIPKAYEYAWNDEFIAANGFAQVLKNSVAAIAKDLNTQTKGRTIVVYNPVPREREDVVTAEMKFQTLPEDVQVFDGKGKALPTQVISRNGNDLKFIFFAKVPSAGMAVYDVRTLNKQKVSGTTLSVTNETLENEFYKARFASNGDLVSLFDKKAQKELLSKPADLEFLHESPSQYPAWNMDWKDRQNPPVDFMNQDVSFRIVEQGPVRIALEITRKGRNSEIAQVYSLAAGEAGKCLEVTNKVDWQSKGVSLKAAFPLAVNNENATYNLGVGTIQRGNNNERKFEVPSKEWFDLTDKSGKYGVSILEDCKFGSDKPDDNTLRLTLLYTPEVNQNNRSFIYQNTQDWGIHDIRYAIYGHAGDWCDGQSPWKAKFFNQPLLAFETTKHSGKSGKELSLISISSPEAGLMAFKKMENGDYYIVRVNELYGKDAKGIQISFPNKIVDAYEVNGQEQKIGDVSLQDGKLNFDLSHYTIRSFAVKFQNAAETSGINNQVSLDLPFDRDVMSFDDNRDDGNFEYGLSLPAELIPDEITSEDVHFKMGGRQDGQNNAVACNGQKINLPQGSYNKLYILAAATDDVQKDFNIDNQPFTLGIQKWTGYVGQFYNRHFTPDMSDVIAMDKPFAKKDNIAWFASHRHISYPSQNDAYQYSYIYKYEIDLPKKSKTLTLPSDKKIKVFAITLAKNNEDNVKALDPLFDEFQGNKPFELRAIK from the coding sequence ATGAAAAAGAAATATTATTTGGCCATTTTGAGCCTGTTAATTTCAGGGCTGGTCTTTTCCCAGCCCTATGATAGACGCGAAAAATATAATGCCGCTATGGATAAAGTTTTGTACACTATTGGTTATGCACATCTGGATACGCAATGGAATTGGGATTATCCGACCACCATCAACGAATATATCAGAAATACAATGAGAGACAACTTTCATTTATTCGAAAAGTATCCCGACTATGTTTTTAATTTTACCGGATCCCGGCGTTACCACATGATGAAGGAGTATTATCCTGAAGATTATAAAAAAGTGGTTCAATATATCAAGCAGGGCCGTTGGTTTGTATCCGGTTCTTCCGTAGATGAAGGCGAAGCAAATATTTCTTCTTCCGAATCCATCATCCGGCAGGTATTATATGGAAACGACTATTTCAGAAAAGAGTTTGGAACAGAAAGCTGTGATTATATGCTTCCCGATTGTTTCGGGTTTCTGGCCAACCTGCCTTCGATCTGGCATCATTGCGGTTTGCTCGGTTTTTCAACACAAAAGCTTACCTGGCGTTCAGCCAACGGAGTGCCTTTTAATGTGGGTGTATGGAACGGTCCTGACGGGAAAGGGATTATTGCTGCATTGAATGCCATGGATTATACAGGGCATGTAATTCCAAGGCTTGATCTTGACCAATATTGGGCTGAGAGAATTTCCCAGGATATCAGCAAGTACGGAATTTCTTTTGATTACCGTTACTATGGAGTGGGTGACCGCGGGGGCTCTCCCAGGGAAAATGATATAAAAAATGCCATTGGAAGCCTGAGAAATAACGACAGCAAGTTTAAAGTTATCCTTACCTCTTCGGATCAGATGTATAAGGATATTACCCCGGAAATACGCCAGAAACTCCCCGTTTATTCAGGCGATCTTTTGCTTATTGAACACAGTGCAGGTTCCATGACCTCACAATCTTTTATGAAACGTTCCAACCGGAAGAATGAACTTCTGGCCCAGTCGGCCGAACAATTGGCTTCATTCGCAGATTTGTCGGGCAAAGCCGCTTATCCTTTTGAAAAGTTGAACAGGGCCTGGGAACTGGTATTGGGCAGCCAGTTTCATGATATACTTCCGGGAACTTCTATCCCTAAAGCTTATGAATATGCCTGGAACGATGAATTTATTGCTGCAAATGGTTTCGCTCAGGTACTTAAAAATTCCGTGGCTGCCATTGCCAAAGATTTGAATACCCAGACCAAAGGCAGGACAATTGTTGTTTATAATCCTGTTCCCCGTGAACGGGAGGATGTCGTTACTGCAGAAATGAAATTTCAGACCCTGCCTGAAGATGTTCAGGTATTTGACGGAAAGGGAAAAGCTTTGCCTACCCAGGTTATTAGCCGGAACGGGAACGACCTGAAGTTCATTTTCTTTGCCAAAGTACCTTCAGCCGGAATGGCTGTTTATGATGTCCGTACATTGAATAAACAGAAAGTATCCGGGACAACTTTGTCGGTTACCAACGAAACCCTTGAGAATGAATTTTATAAGGCCAGGTTTGCTTCCAATGGTGATCTGGTCAGTCTTTTCGATAAAAAAGCTCAAAAGGAACTGCTTTCAAAGCCTGCTGACCTGGAATTCCTTCATGAGTCTCCTTCTCAATATCCGGCATGGAACATGGACTGGAAAGACCGCCAGAACCCTCCGGTTGATTTTATGAATCAGGATGTTTCTTTCCGGATTGTTGAACAGGGCCCGGTGCGTATAGCCCTGGAAATTACCAGGAAAGGCAGGAATTCCGAAATCGCTCAGGTATACAGCCTCGCAGCAGGTGAAGCAGGGAAATGCCTGGAAGTAACCAATAAGGTTGACTGGCAATCGAAGGGTGTGAGCCTGAAAGCCGCTTTCCCGCTTGCCGTGAATAATGAAAATGCTACTTATAACCTGGGTGTGGGGACCATCCAAAGGGGAAATAATAATGAACGGAAATTTGAAGTGCCTTCCAAAGAATGGTTCGATCTGACGGATAAATCAGGAAAATATGGCGTTTCAATTTTAGAAGACTGCAAGTTTGGTTCAGACAAACCGGACGACAATACTTTGAGACTGACCTTGTTATATACCCCTGAAGTGAATCAAAACAACAGGTCATTTATTTATCAAAATACCCAGGATTGGGGTATCCATGATATAAGGTATGCAATTTACGGGCACGCAGGTGATTGGTGTGATGGCCAGTCTCCCTGGAAGGCTAAATTTTTCAACCAGCCTTTGTTGGCTTTCGAAACAACCAAACATTCCGGTAAATCAGGCAAAGAATTATCTTTAATTTCTATCAGTTCTCCTGAAGCTGGCCTGATGGCATTCAAGAAAATGGAAAATGGCGATTATTACATCGTCAGGGTGAATGAACTTTATGGCAAAGACGCAAAAGGGATACAAATCAGTTTCCCCAACAAAATTGTCGATGCCTATGAAGTAAACGGACAGGAACAAAAAATCGGGGATGTCAGTTTGCAGGACGGCAAATTGAATTTTGACCTCAGTCATTATACAATCCGCAGTTTTGCTGTTAAATTCCAGAATGCTGCAGAAACTTCCGGCATAAATAACCAGGTTTCACTGGACTTGCCATTTGACAGGGATGTCATGAGCTTTGACGATAACCGTGATGACGGTAATTTTGAGTATGGTTTGAGCCTGCCCGCTGAATTGATTCCTGATGAAATAACCAGCGAGGATGTTCATTTTAAAATGGGAGGCCGCCAGGACGGGCAAAATAATGCTGTAGCCTGCAATGGCCAGAAAATAAACCTTCCCCAGGGTTCATACAATAAATTATATATTCTTGCTGCTGCAACTGATGATGTACAGAAGGATTTCAATATAGATAACCAGCCTTTTACACTTGGGATACAGAAATGGACCGGTTATGTAGGGCAGTTCTACAACCGGCATTTTACTCCCGATATGAGCGATGTGATTGCAATGGACAAACCTTTCGCAAAGAAAGACAATATTGCCTGGTTCGCTTCGCACCGTCATATTTCCTATCCGTCCCAGAATGATGCATATCAGTACAGTTATATTTACAAATACGAGATTGATTTACCAAAAAAATCAAAAACACTGACTTTGCCCTCTGATAAAAAGATCAAAGTATTTGCTATCACTCTGGCAAAAAACAATGAGGATAATGTGAAAGCCCTGGATCCGTTGTTTGATGAATTTCAAGGCAATAAACCTTTTGAATTAAGGGCCATCAAATAA